The DNA segment AAAAAAATGTAAAACGAGGTGTGTTGAAATGACAGATATAGGAAGTGGAATTATAGCAGTCGGAGCTGCTTTAGCAGTAGGGCTAGGTGCACTTGGAACAGGATGGGCACAAGCAACCATTGGTGCGGCAGCTATGGGCGTGATTGCAGAGAGACCTGAAGAATCAAGCAAGTTGCTTGTATATCTTGCCCTTCCCGAAACAATTGTAATCTTCGGCTTCGTAGTTGGAGTCCTGATGGTTCTCTCAATAAGTGGAGCATAAAATCCTCAAATCAAAACTTTAAGAAAATACTCTATAAGGTGGTTTCAGATGGCCCTTGACTCTCTTGAAAGGGAGATTAAATTAGAATCCTCTTCAAAGGCGGCCGCTATCGAATCAGAAGCAAAGCAGAAGGCGCATGAAATAATAGAAAATGCTCAAAAAGAATCAGCCAAGATTATTTCAGCTGCACGAGAAGAAGCACAACGCACAATCCATGAAGATCGCGCTGAACAAATATCGGCAACCCATCTTGAAGCTTCAAGAATAATCTCAAATGCCAAAAACGAAGCAGTAGAGGCAGGAGTAGCGAAAGTTTGGAAAGAATTTTCTAGCCTTTCCAAAGGAAAAGACTATCCCAATATACTAAAAAAGCTAATTCTCAGTGGAATCTCTGAAATAGGAAAGGAATACGTCCTCAAAATAAGGGAACAGGATGCCGCACTCGTAAAGAAAATGGGTTTTTCCTATACAAAAAGCTTCATTTCGTCAGTCGGCGGTGCCATTATCATGCGAC comes from the Candidatus Anstonellales archaeon genome and includes:
- a CDS encoding V-type ATP synthase subunit E family protein — translated: MALDSLEREIKLESSSKAAAIESEAKQKAHEIIENAQKESAKIISAAREEAQRTIHEDRAEQISATHLEASRIISNAKNEAVEAGVAKVWKEFSSLSKGKDYPNILKKLILSGISEIGKEYVLKIREQDAALVKKMGFSYTKSFISSVGGAIIMRPDQKVSSNKTFEAIFEEKKNIIKAKIYKKLF